One window of Mediterraneibacter butyricigenes genomic DNA carries:
- the alsB gene encoding D-allose transporter substrate-binding protein: MKKRLLAVLLAGTMVMSMAACGGKDSGKEEKTASEDVVNVAVLLKPESNEYWASMKAGIEEWAADQDDLTVDIYCAESEDNIQGQLEQMENIISKDYDAICAAPLSASNLVEGVLKACDAGIPVVNVDEVMDTDAIREGGGNIVGTYTTDNVAVGAQGAEFICSKIESGEVAIIEGTAGNVNSNARTQGARDTFDAADGIEVVASQPGDWDRLTSIDVATNIMQSNPNLKAFYCCNDTMALGAYEAVVNAGKQEQVMVVGTDAIANAKESVKNGELAATVGQDNVQIGISCVEMAVKAVKDGWKADVDQEPSMNYIDCFLVTPDNVDDYL; this comes from the coding sequence ATGAAAAAGAGGTTATTGGCAGTGCTGTTGGCAGGAACAATGGTTATGAGTATGGCCGCTTGCGGAGGAAAAGACTCTGGGAAAGAAGAGAAGACTGCAAGCGAAGATGTAGTGAATGTTGCAGTCCTTTTAAAACCGGAATCTAATGAATATTGGGCATCTATGAAAGCCGGAATCGAGGAATGGGCAGCAGATCAGGATGATTTGACGGTTGATATTTATTGCGCAGAGTCAGAAGATAATATACAAGGACAATTGGAACAGATGGAAAATATTATCTCAAAAGATTATGATGCGATCTGTGCAGCACCACTCTCCGCATCTAATCTTGTAGAAGGAGTGCTAAAAGCATGTGATGCAGGTATTCCGGTTGTAAATGTAGATGAAGTTATGGATACAGATGCAATCCGTGAAGGTGGCGGGAATATTGTGGGAACTTACACCACAGATAACGTAGCGGTTGGTGCACAGGGAGCGGAATTTATTTGCAGCAAGATTGAAAGTGGAGAAGTAGCAATTATTGAGGGGACTGCAGGAAATGTAAATTCAAATGCACGTACACAGGGAGCGAGAGATACGTTTGATGCCGCAGACGGAATTGAAGTGGTAGCCAGTCAGCCGGGAGATTGGGATCGTTTGACTTCTATTGATGTCGCAACTAATATTATGCAGTCTAATCCGAATCTGAAAGCATTTTATTGCTGTAATGATACCATGGCATTGGGTGCGTACGAAGCAGTTGTAAATGCAGGAAAACAGGAGCAGGTTATGGTAGTTGGAACCGATGCGATTGCGAATGCAAAAGAGTCTGTAAAAAATGGGGAATTGGCAGCAACAGTAGGACAAGATAATGTACAGATTGGTATTTCTTGTGTAGAAATGGCAGTGAAAGCTGTAAAGGATGGATGGAAGGCCGATGTAGATCAGGAACCATCTATGAATTATATAGATTGTTTCCTGGTTACTCCGGATAATGTAGATGATTATTTATAA
- a CDS encoding L-ribulose-5-phosphate 4-epimerase, with translation MLEKLKEEVYQANMLLPKYDLVTFTWGNVSGIDREKGLFVIKPSGVDYDKLTPEDMVVVDLEGNKVEGRYNPSSDTATHVVLYNRFPEIGGIVHTHSSWATSWAQAGRDIPCYGTTHADYLYGSVPCVRNLTKEEIDEAYEKNTGVLIADEFEERRLDYNATPAVLCKNHGPFTWGKDAHEAVHNSVVLEEVAKMAARCEQINSEVKPAPQELQDKHYYRKHGANAYYGQNV, from the coding sequence ATGTTAGAAAAACTGAAAGAAGAAGTATATCAGGCAAATATGCTGCTACCGAAATATGATCTGGTGACATTTACTTGGGGAAATGTAAGCGGGATTGACCGGGAGAAAGGTCTGTTTGTTATCAAACCGAGCGGAGTAGATTATGACAAGCTGACTCCGGAAGATATGGTTGTTGTGGATCTGGAAGGAAATAAAGTAGAAGGTCGTTATAATCCGTCTTCGGATACGGCAACCCATGTGGTTCTCTACAATCGTTTCCCGGAGATCGGTGGTATCGTACATACTCATTCTTCTTGGGCAACCAGTTGGGCACAGGCAGGAAGAGACATTCCATGTTATGGAACGACCCATGCCGATTATTTGTATGGATCCGTGCCGTGTGTGCGTAATTTGACAAAAGAAGAGATTGACGAAGCTTATGAGAAGAACACCGGAGTTCTGATTGCGGATGAATTTGAGGAAAGAAGACTGGACTACAATGCGACACCGGCAGTTCTCTGCAAAAATCACGGACCGTTTACCTGGGGAAAAGATGCCCATGAAGCAGTGCACAATTCTGTTGTACTGGAAGAGGTGGCAAAAATGGCAGCAAGATGTGAGCAGATCAATTCAGAAGTAAAACCGGCTCCGCAGGAATTGCAGGATAAACATTACTACAGAAAACACGGGGCTAATGCGTACTACGGACAGAATGTGTAA
- a CDS encoding D-lyxose/D-mannose family sugar isomerase, translated as MKRSKANDIIQYAIDVMKKAGYPLPPFAYYEKADWEKLGEDEIELVENMLGWDITDFGSGDFDHIGLTIFTFRNGNFWAKDKYPKPYAEKYLLVNDGQILPFHYHWSKMEDIINRGGGDLEITLYNSTEEDFKDVEGGRSGKPGQFADTPVTVTIDGKAVTVPAGGKVVCKPGQSITLKPGQYHQWQGVPGTGDVILFEVSTTNDDTIDNRFHTAGERIPTMEEDVEAKYLMFADYPKYTKFDFIKHD; from the coding sequence ATGAAACGTTCAAAAGCAAATGACATTATTCAGTACGCAATCGACGTTATGAAGAAGGCAGGATATCCGCTCCCGCCGTTTGCATACTACGAGAAAGCTGATTGGGAGAAGTTAGGAGAAGACGAGATCGAGCTTGTTGAGAACATGCTGGGATGGGATATCACAGATTTCGGAAGCGGTGATTTCGATCACATCGGTCTTACAATCTTTACATTCCGTAACGGAAACTTCTGGGCAAAAGATAAATACCCGAAGCCGTATGCAGAGAAATATCTGCTGGTAAATGATGGACAGATCTTACCGTTCCACTATCATTGGAGCAAGATGGAAGACATCATCAACAGAGGTGGCGGAGATCTTGAGATTACACTTTACAACTCAACAGAAGAAGACTTCAAAGATGTTGAGGGTGGAAGAAGTGGAAAACCTGGACAGTTCGCTGATACACCGGTTACCGTAACAATCGACGGAAAAGCTGTTACCGTTCCGGCTGGTGGCAAAGTTGTCTGCAAACCTGGACAGAGTATTACACTGAAACCTGGACAGTATCATCAGTGGCAGGGTGTTCCGGGAACTGGAGATGTTATCCTGTTTGAAGTTTCTACTACAAACGATGACACCATCGACAATCGTTTCCATACTGCTGGAGAAAGAATCCCGACAATGGAAGAGGATGTGGAAGCTAAATATCTGATGTTTGCTGATTATCCGAAATATACAAAATTTGATTTCATCAAACATGACTAA
- a CDS encoding aldose 1-epimerase family protein translates to MKNLSKRELEAYCGDLSQAFGIQECVLEGGKAKGTKAYIVNNGCGLEMTVLADKCFAIPKMSFKGDNVGFISKTGICAPEFFQEEGTRGFLRNFEAGFLTTCGLTYVGTPGVEDGQPNGLHGVISNTPIEHASSKVEWDGDKAWLVLNGHAREGYLFGPNLEIRRDIRMNTKENKLWIHDEVENHGFDTQPLMLLYHFNMGYPMLDGSCKVYTNYDKIVPRDPHSAEGMEDCEQFLDPIDGYEEKVYFRSVSDESVKKGYVLLHNENLQKAVLIHLDPEALPVLNQWNSPRSGDYALGLEPGTAHVGGRIRAKEDGSLKYIEPGEVKTFDIEVEFIDCTTENEKLSAFIK, encoded by the coding sequence ATGAAAAATCTTTCAAAACGTGAGCTGGAAGCCTACTGTGGAGATCTTTCACAGGCATTTGGTATTCAGGAATGTGTCCTGGAAGGCGGAAAAGCCAAAGGAACAAAGGCCTATATCGTAAACAATGGATGCGGACTGGAGATGACAGTTCTTGCGGACAAATGTTTTGCGATTCCGAAAATGTCTTTCAAGGGAGACAACGTAGGATTTATTTCCAAGACAGGAATCTGCGCACCGGAATTCTTCCAGGAGGAAGGTACCAGAGGTTTCTTACGAAACTTTGAGGCAGGATTTCTGACTACATGTGGTTTGACTTATGTAGGTACGCCGGGTGTGGAAGACGGACAGCCCAACGGACTTCACGGAGTGATTTCCAATACACCGATCGAACATGCTTCTTCGAAAGTAGAGTGGGACGGTGACAAGGCATGGCTCGTATTAAACGGACATGCAAGAGAGGGATATCTGTTTGGACCGAATCTTGAGATTCGAAGAGACATCCGCATGAATACCAAGGAAAATAAACTTTGGATTCATGACGAGGTAGAGAATCATGGATTTGATACACAGCCGTTAATGCTTCTGTATCATTTCAACATGGGTTATCCGATGTTGGACGGAAGCTGTAAAGTATATACCAATTATGACAAGATCGTTCCGAGAGATCCACATTCCGCAGAAGGAATGGAAGATTGTGAACAGTTCCTGGATCCGATCGATGGATATGAGGAAAAAGTATATTTCCGTTCTGTTTCGGATGAATCTGTTAAAAAAGGATATGTACTCTTACATAATGAAAATCTTCAAAAAGCAGTTCTGATTCATCTGGATCCGGAAGCACTTCCGGTTCTGAATCAGTGGAACAGTCCGAGATCCGGCGATTATGCACTGGGTCTGGAACCTGGAACCGCACATGTTGGCGGACGAATCCGGGCAAAAGAAGATGGCTCCTTAAAATATATCGAGCCGGGCGAAGTGAAAACCTTCGATATTGAGGTCGAGTTTATCGACTGCACAACAGAAAATGAAAAGCTGAGCGCTTTCATTAAATAA
- a CDS encoding LacI family DNA-binding transcriptional regulator has translation MGNSISIKKLAELADVSVATVSRVINQKGGYSAEVEQRIQKLIEEYHYTPNMLARGLQKSKASVIGILVPDIVNEHFAKIVLELEKEFFQNGYLTMICNTNESPELEKRHLQAMVGQNVSGIVLFSGREEKVDMMGIPTVYVNRRPRNAEESECAVFIESDNENGGYLAASELIEKECDEIYFLTDTLRESSKYSRYQGYRKAILENRISQELEEEYGLILTEDETEEKISPQIELWIEKSGLREKNKIGKHYGIVCATDSEAIAVIDALEKRKIVVPSQVMVTGYDDVRMAKNFRIPLTTVHQPTGKMAREAAKQMLKLIAGEPVKKKNFKVPVELIRRNSTTEN, from the coding sequence ATGGGGAATTCAATTTCTATAAAAAAGCTAGCGGAATTAGCAGATGTATCGGTAGCCACAGTATCAAGAGTAATAAACCAAAAAGGTGGATATTCAGCTGAGGTGGAACAGAGGATACAGAAGCTGATTGAAGAATATCATTATACTCCGAATATGCTTGCAAGGGGGTTGCAGAAGAGCAAAGCGTCGGTAATAGGGATTCTGGTTCCGGATATCGTGAATGAACATTTTGCAAAAATTGTGCTGGAATTAGAAAAAGAATTTTTTCAAAATGGATATCTCACGATGATCTGTAATACGAATGAATCTCCGGAATTGGAAAAACGTCATCTGCAGGCGATGGTCGGTCAGAATGTAAGCGGGATTGTTTTATTTTCCGGAAGAGAAGAAAAGGTTGATATGATGGGGATTCCTACGGTGTACGTGAATCGACGTCCAAGAAATGCAGAAGAGTCGGAATGCGCAGTTTTTATTGAATCAGATAATGAAAATGGCGGATATCTGGCAGCAAGTGAATTGATAGAAAAAGAGTGTGATGAAATTTATTTTTTGACAGATACATTGCGTGAGAGTAGTAAATATTCCAGATATCAGGGATATAGAAAAGCAATTTTAGAAAATCGAATCAGCCAGGAATTGGAAGAAGAATATGGTCTGATTTTGACAGAAGATGAAACAGAAGAAAAGATTTCTCCCCAAATAGAGTTATGGATTGAAAAGAGTGGATTGCGAGAAAAAAATAAAATCGGAAAACACTATGGGATTGTATGTGCGACGGACAGTGAGGCTATCGCTGTCATTGATGCTTTGGAAAAAAGAAAAATAGTGGTGCCGAGTCAGGTTATGGTGACAGGATATGATGATGTGCGGATGGCGAAGAACTTTCGGATTCCACTTACAACGGTGCACCAGCCCACAGGGAAGATGGCTCGGGAAGCAGCGAAACAAATGCTGAAATTGATAGCGGGAGAACCGGTCAAAAAGAAAAATTTCAAGGTTCCGGTAGAGTTAATACGGAGAAACTCTACTACAGAGAATTAA
- the alsB gene encoding D-allose transporter substrate-binding protein: MKKRMLAVLLAGVMTLGLAACGGSGSDSKADSKDSGSSDGDINIAVLLKPESNEYWASMKAGIEDWAKDQDGVSVDVYCAESEDNIQGQLEQMENIISKDYDAICAAPLSASNLVEGVLKACDAGIPVVNVDEGIDAEAVKEGGGNMVGMYTTDNVLVGQKAAEYITEQIGSGEVAIIEGTAGNVTSNDRTKGATDYFESQDGMKVVASQPGDWDRLTSIDVATNIMQSNPDLKAFYCANDTMALGVYEAVVNAGKQDQVMVVGTDAIANAKESVKNGEMAATVGQDNVGIGVACCELAVKAVKDGWKADPSAEMPVEYIDSFLVTKDNVDDYL; this comes from the coding sequence ATGAAAAAGAGAATGTTAGCAGTATTGTTAGCAGGTGTTATGACTTTAGGTTTAGCAGCCTGCGGTGGCAGCGGATCCGATTCCAAGGCCGATTCTAAGGATTCCGGAAGCTCTGATGGAGACATCAACATCGCAGTTCTTCTGAAACCAGAGTCAAATGAGTACTGGGCTTCTATGAAAGCTGGTATCGAAGATTGGGCAAAAGATCAGGACGGAGTAAGCGTAGACGTATACTGTGCTGAATCAGAAGACAATATCCAGGGACAGTTGGAGCAGATGGAAAACATCATTTCAAAAGATTATGATGCAATCTGTGCAGCACCGCTTTCCGCATCTAACTTGGTAGAAGGTGTTCTGAAAGCTTGTGACGCTGGAATCCCGGTAGTAAACGTGGATGAAGGTATCGACGCTGAGGCTGTAAAAGAAGGCGGCGGAAACATGGTTGGTATGTACACAACGGATAACGTATTAGTTGGACAGAAAGCTGCTGAGTACATCACAGAGCAGATCGGTTCCGGTGAAGTAGCAATCATCGAAGGAACAGCAGGAAACGTAACATCTAACGACCGTACAAAAGGTGCTACAGATTACTTCGAGAGCCAGGATGGAATGAAAGTAGTAGCAAGCCAGCCAGGAGACTGGGATAGACTGACCTCTATCGACGTAGCAACAAACATTATGCAGTCCAATCCGGATCTGAAAGCATTCTACTGCGCAAATGATACCATGGCACTTGGTGTATACGAAGCAGTTGTAAACGCTGGAAAACAGGATCAGGTAATGGTAGTAGGAACTGATGCAATTGCAAACGCAAAAGAGTCTGTAAAGAATGGCGAGATGGCAGCAACAGTTGGACAGGACAACGTAGGTATCGGTGTTGCTTGTTGTGAACTGGCAGTAAAAGCAGTAAAAGACGGCTGGAAAGCTGATCCGAGTGCAGAGATGCCTGTTGAATACATCGACTCCTTCCTTGTAACAAAGGACAACGTTGATGATTATCTGTAA
- a CDS encoding glutamine amidotransferase, with product MKKVLIVGESWTVQETHVKGFDTVDLGRLEQDSSSHLVEALKNAGIEVDYLPSHLAQYHFPDTVEQLNEYSAIALSDIGSNTIMMDPIMQFQGIRKPNRMLAMVDYVKNGGGLAMFGGYLSFSGIENKARYAMTPLAEILPVEMLNYDDRMEHPEGIVPAVVKADHPVLSGTEGEWPWFLGYNKIKAKPEAEEIAVIGKDDTFMASMEVGKGRTFAFASDCAMHWGSKAFLAWDGYQKVMPNIFKWLAKEI from the coding sequence ATGAAAAAAGTATTGATCGTCGGAGAGTCTTGGACAGTACAGGAGACGCATGTGAAAGGATTTGATACCGTAGACCTGGGAAGACTGGAACAGGATAGCTCCAGCCATCTGGTAGAAGCGTTGAAAAACGCTGGAATCGAAGTGGATTATCTTCCAAGCCATCTGGCACAGTATCATTTTCCGGATACCGTGGAGCAGTTGAATGAATATTCAGCGATTGCCCTCAGTGATATCGGAAGCAATACCATTATGATGGATCCGATCATGCAGTTTCAGGGAATCCGCAAACCGAATCGTATGCTGGCTATGGTAGATTATGTAAAGAATGGCGGTGGTCTGGCAATGTTCGGAGGATATCTGAGCTTTTCCGGAATTGAAAATAAAGCCAGATATGCTATGACACCATTAGCAGAGATTCTGCCGGTGGAAATGCTAAATTATGATGACCGTATGGAGCACCCGGAAGGAATCGTCCCGGCGGTCGTAAAAGCAGATCATCCGGTATTGTCGGGCACAGAGGGAGAATGGCCGTGGTTCTTAGGCTATAACAAGATCAAGGCAAAACCGGAAGCAGAGGAGATTGCGGTAATCGGAAAAGACGACACCTTTATGGCTTCTATGGAAGTCGGAAAAGGAAGAACCTTTGCGTTCGCTTCTGACTGTGCAATGCACTGGGGTTCCAAAGCGTTTTTGGCATGGGACGGATATCAGAAAGTGATGCCGAATATCTTTAAGTGGCTTGCAAAAGAAATTTAA
- a CDS encoding LacI family DNA-binding transcriptional regulator codes for MGKRKRHFMITIKDVARRAGVSISTVSHVINGTKHVSDETADKVNRAIKELNYKTNIFAKNLKSQETKRIGVVVLDMCGLFFPYVTREIFRIASDNGYGITIYDTNGDFEQEKAAIRDLADNYVDGIILSSTVHMDQKEEYAKWLHQLLDNGPKSIPLVMLERDFSSYGFDSINTNTYIGAINAMQHLIDSGCRHIAHIRFPREKEGRYRAYCDVLENNHIPLDMSYVEPGDLSHISGYNCMKKLFQKKIPIDGLFTVNDQTAVGAIRAIQEEGYRIPQDIKVIGFDNVFICSNLNPPLSSVHLDKNELGARAIHALLARIQGTAPEEPIKDTLDSYLVVRTSTDLNAPPVNNW; via the coding sequence ATAGGAAAAAGAAAGAGGCATTTTATGATCACGATCAAAGATGTGGCGCGCAGAGCCGGTGTATCCATCTCTACCGTTTCACATGTTATCAACGGTACAAAGCATGTCAGTGACGAAACCGCCGACAAAGTCAACCGTGCCATTAAGGAATTAAATTATAAAACGAATATTTTTGCGAAAAACCTAAAGAGCCAGGAAACTAAACGTATCGGAGTCGTCGTTCTGGATATGTGCGGATTATTCTTTCCTTATGTAACACGGGAAATTTTCCGAATCGCCAGTGATAACGGCTATGGCATCACTATTTACGATACCAACGGAGACTTTGAGCAGGAAAAAGCCGCCATCCGGGATCTGGCCGATAATTATGTGGACGGAATTATCTTAAGTTCTACGGTTCATATGGATCAGAAAGAAGAATACGCCAAATGGCTGCATCAGCTGTTGGACAATGGTCCAAAGTCCATTCCATTGGTTATGTTGGAACGTGATTTTTCCTCCTACGGATTCGATTCCATTAACACCAACACGTATATCGGTGCCATCAATGCCATGCAACATCTGATCGACTCCGGTTGCCGGCACATCGCCCATATTCGTTTTCCCCGGGAAAAAGAAGGCCGATACCGCGCTTACTGCGATGTACTGGAAAATAACCACATCCCGTTGGATATGAGTTATGTGGAGCCCGGCGATCTTTCCCACATCAGCGGATATAACTGCATGAAAAAATTGTTTCAGAAAAAAATTCCAATCGACGGTTTATTTACCGTCAATGACCAGACTGCAGTCGGTGCGATCCGCGCGATTCAGGAAGAAGGCTATCGAATCCCTCAGGACATCAAAGTCATCGGCTTCGATAATGTCTTCATCTGCAGCAATTTGAATCCTCCCCTTTCTTCCGTTCATCTGGATAAAAATGAACTGGGTGCCCGTGCGATCCATGCGTTGCTTGCCCGGATTCAGGGAACGGCTCCCGAAGAGCCGATCAAAGACACACTGGACAGTTATCTGGTCGTACGAACTTCTACAGATCTCAACGCACCACCGGTTAATAACTGGTAA